gagaaaagaagaaaaggagggaggagaaaaaagaaaaagagagaagaaagggagcaagaaaggaaggagagagggagacagaaatgaaggaaaaaggcagggcgggaaaggaagggagaggcggaaagagggagaaaaaggagggaggcGGGAAAGCAGCAAAACTCAAAGGCAAGCGGGGGAAGGAGGGAGACGGGGGGCCAAGGGCGGGCGGGAGAGAgcgggaagggagaggaggaggaggaagcagaaaaggcgggagggagggagagggagggcggGCAGGGAGGCCGGGAAGGGGGACCCCGGCCGCAGCCCCCCAAACCGACGGACACTGGCAGATCGGGGAGCCCAGGGCGGGTGGGCGCGGCCCAGGGACCCGCCCCCACCCAGGACGGGCGCGGAGGGCGGCGCGGGGTCAGAGGTCGGAGGCCCAGGGAGCCGCCCCCACCCAGGACGGGCGCGGAGGGCGGCGCGGGGTCAGAGGTCGGAGGCCCAGGGACCCGCCCCCACCCAGGACGGGCGCGGAGGGCACCGCGGGGTCAGAGGTCGGAGGCCCAGGGATCCGCCCCCACCCAGGACGGGCGCGGAGGGCGGCGCGGGGTCAGAGGTCGGAGGCCCAGGGACCCGCCCCCACCCAGGACGGGCGCGGAGGGCACCGCGGGGTCAGAGGTCGGAGGCCCAGGGACCCGCCCCCACCCAGGACGGGCGCGGAGGGCGGCGCGGGGTCAGAGGTCGGAGGCCCAGGGACCCGCCCCCACCCAGGACGGGCGCGGAGGGCACCGCGGGGTCAGAGGTCGGAGGCCCAGGGACCCGCCCCCACCCAGGACGGGCGCGGAGGGCGGCGCGGGGTCAGAGGTCGGAGGCCCAGGGATCCGCCCCCACCCAGGACGGGCGCGGAGGGCACCGCGGGGTCAGAGGTCGGAGGCTCAGGGACCTCCCCCCACCCAGGACGGGCGCGGAGGGCGGCGCGGGGGTCAGAGGTCGGAGGCCCAgggaccccacccccacccaggacGGGCGCGGAGGGCGGCGCGGGGGTCAGAGGTCGGAGGCCCAGGGAACCCCCCCCCCTCACCCAGGACGGGCGCGGAGGGCACCGCGGGGTCCCCCGGGTACACTCCGGCAGGGAACGGGGTCTCCCGAAGTGGGACCCGGGAGAGTGTGACGGGGTCGGAGCTGCCTGGAGGTCAAGGGTCGGGGGTCGGGGCACCACGTGTTGCGCATCCCGGCCGGGTCGCCGCGGCCTCCGGGAGAAAGCGGGCGGCGCTTTCGGAGCGACCCAGGTACCAGGGTGGGCTCCTGACTCCGCAGCCGCCCGCCAGCCCGCTCGGGTACCGGCAGCGGCGTGACCTTcacaaggtcaaggctgcagcggaCACCCCCGCGCTGCCCCTACGGCGCATGGGCGGACCCTGACTCCCGGCATACCTCGGGGTGCGAGGCGGGGCGTCTCCGGGGAGCGCAGCCAATGGGCGCGGTGCGCTGGTGAACGGGGCGGGGCGCGGCGGGGTTCCCGGCAGCCCTCGGGGGCGCGGCACGCAGGCGGGGGCGGGTCGTGGCCGGGCGGCGCAGCCAATGGGCGCGGCGCGAGGGGGCGTGGGGGCGGGGGATGGGCGTGGCGTCGGCGCCTTAGCGGCTGCGCAGTGGCCGCTCCGTCCTTTCGGTCCCGGCGGCGGCAGGGCTGAGCCAGCGACGCCCTCCATTCACTCTCCGCGCCCGCTCTCCGGCTGTCCGCCCGTTCCGCTGCCCGCCCCGCCACCATGACGGAACAGGCCATCTCCTTCGCCAAGGACTTCTTGGCCGGAGGCATCGCCGCCGCCATCTCCAAGACGGCCGTGGCTCCGATCGAGCGGGTCAAGCTACTGCTGCAGGTGGGGACGCGGGCGCGGCCGCTCCGGGGACGGCGGGACGGGAACCGAGTGGCCGGGCCGGGAGGGGACGCGGGCAGCGGAACCCTGCGAGCGGGCGCCGGAAGTGGAAGGCCGCGATTGCTTTGTCCACGCGCCGCCGGCTTCCGGGGCGAGCGTCACGTGACCGCTGCGGCAGGGCGTGGCGACGTCCACGCGTGCGCACTGGGCCCGGCCGGCGGCGGGGATGCGGTGCGGGCCTGAGGGCGCATGCGCGATGGAGCAGGGTCCCGGGATGCACCTTGCAGCGGGCGGGCCTTGACCTTGAACTCAATCCTGCGGGTCTTCCGGGCTGGGACCAACCTTTCCGGCGGTCGCCTGGCCGGTGTCTGCTCTTGCCTGTCCACCGTGAAGGGCCATTCTAAGGCCCACGGGGCAGCCAGCCTGCCCGCAGGTGTCCTGGAATAACCAGGATATGGTTACTGGTTATTGCTCTTTATAGCTCATTTGTGTAGTTCTGATCCAGAGCGATGCATTTTTTTGTCTTTGGGGAGAGGGTTATCGAAAGTAGCACGATGCCTAGGAACACTGCTGCCAGGACGCCCTTGTTCACTCCCAGTGACCAGCTCGGTGATGGGAATGAATGGGTTTGGCTGCAAGGACAGGTCACGCCCGGGATCCCAGCGCTTTTGAGAGGCccggggaggatcgcttgacgtcaggagtttgagagcagcggggggcagcagagcaagaccccacctcaaaaagaaattattttaactgaAGGAAGCAGGGCGTGCCAGTGCGTTGAGAGGCccggggaggatcgcttgagctcagcagtttgagaccagccctctAAGATAATTGTTTTAAACTTAGCAGGGTGGCGTGttccacgagtttgagaccagccagggcaacatagcaagaccccatctctaagaaaaatgtttaaacttaCAGGGCTgggtatcccagcactttgagaggcccagggaggatcacctgagctcaggagtttgagaccagccaggacaacgtagcaagaccccacatcttaaaaaaaaaattttattttttattttcattttattattttttgagatggggtctcgctctgtcccccaggctggagtgcagtggcgccatctcagctcactgcaagctccgccttccaggttcacatcactcttctgcctcggcctcctgagtagctgagactacagacgtctgccaccacgcctggctaattgtttgtatttttagtacagacggggattttaccgtgttagcagtctcgatctcctgacctcgtgatccacccacctcagcctcccaaaatgctgggattacaggtgtgagccaccgtgcccggcttaatattttttttagaaCTTAGCAGGGCGGGGTGTCCCAGCGCTTCGAGAGGCccagggaggatcacctgagctcaggagtttgagagcagcttggtCACCGTAGTAAGACTCCACCTCTCAAAGTAATCCTTAAACTGAGTGGGGCTTGATGgttgtgcacctgtagacccagatactcgggggactgaggcgggaggatggcttaatccaggagttggaggctgcagtgaggtgagatcgcaccactacactgcaACCTGGGTAACAGCATGAGAccctatctttttttaaaaaaaaagaaagatgaggacAACTTACCAGTAATGTCCACAAGCTAGTTTCCTAAACAGGATGATGCActctggccgggtacagtggctcatgccacctttgggaggccgaggcgggaggatcacctgcggtcaggagttcgagagcaccccggccaacatggtgaaaccccgtctctactaaaaataaacaaaatgagccaggcatggtggtgggcacctgtagtcccagctactcgggaggctgaggcaggagaatggcgtaaacctgggaggtggagcttgcagtgagctgagatctggccactgcaccctagcttgggcgacagcgagactccgtctcaaaaaaaaaaataaataaagaaaatgaggcaggcatggtggcgggcacctgtcatcccagctactcgggaggctgaggcaggagaatcgcttgaacgcgggaggcagaggttgcagtgagccgagatcaccccattgcactgcagcttgggcaacaagagtgatttgtgtcaaaaaaaaaaaaaaaaaaatcagtctgtaACTGGGGATGTTTCCGGGTGGATGGCCTCGGGTCCGGTCTGAACACCCTCTGCTTCCCCCAGGTCCAGCATGCCAGCAAGCAGATCGCCGCCGACAAGCAGTACAAGGGCATCGTGGATTGCATCGTCCGTATCCCCAAGGAGCAGGGCGTGCTGTCGTTCTGGAGGGGCAACCTGGCCAACGTCATCCGCTACTTCCCCACTCAAGCCCTCAACTTCGCCTTCAAGGATAAGTACAAGCAGATCTTCCTGGGGGGCGTGGACAAGCACACGCAGTTCTGGAGGTACTTTGCGGGCAACCTGGCCTCCGGCGGCGCGGCCGGCGCCACCTCCCTCTGCTTCGTGTACCCCCTGGATTTCGCCAGAACCCGGCTGGCCGCGGACGTGGGAAAGTCAGGCACAGAGCGCGAGTTCCGGGGCCTGGGAGACTGCCTGGTGAAGATCACCAAGTCCGACGGCATCCGGGGCCTGTACCAGGGCTTCAGCGTCTCCGTGCAGGGCATCATCATCTACCGGGCCGCCTACTTCGGCGTGTACGATACGGCCAAGGGTACGTGTGGCGGCCGTCGCAAAGTCCCACAGACAGGGGCTCGATACGCAGACATTCCCTCGGGGTCCCGTGGGCTGAAGGTCCGAGATacggtgtgggcagggctggtcccTCCTGCGGCCTCTCCTGGGCTTGGAGAcgccgtcttctccctgtgtcctcacaggctcgtccctctgtgtgtgtctgtgtcgtcatctcctcttcttatggGATGTCTTGGTCCATTTCAGGCTGCTATCAccgaataccacagactgggtagatTATAAACAGCAAACATTattctctcacagtcctggaggctggacgtctgagatccaggtgtgggcagggctggttcctcttgaggcctctctcctgggcttggagactttgtcttctccctgtgtcctcacagggtcgTCCCTCTGTGTGTGGTGTcctcatttcctctttttatgaCATGTCTTGGTCCATTTCAGGCTatcacagaataccatagactgggtggatTGTAAACAACAGACAGTGATTctcccacagtcctggaggctggacatcaggtgtgggcagggctggttcctcctgaggcctctcttctgggCTTGAAGAcgccgtcttctccctgtgtcctcacagggtcgtccctctgtgtgtgtctctgtcctcATCTCTTCTTATGGGATGTCTTGGTCCATTTCAGGCTGCTgtcacagaataccacagactgggtgacttataaataACAGACTTTGATTctcccacagtcctggaggctggaagtcagatccaggtgtgggcagggctggttcctcctgaggcctctctcctgggcttggagATGCTGTCTTCTCTCCGTGTCCTCACAgggtccctctgtgtgtgtctgtgtcctcatctcctttTAGAAGGACACCAGGCTCATAGGATGGGGGCCCACCCTGCTGACCCCCTTTACTGTTACTCACCTCTTTAGAGACCTCACATGCAAGTACAGTTGCATTCTGAGGCCCTGGTgcgggcggggtggggggggacGTCAGCATGTGGATTTTGAGGACACAATGTAACTCCCGTCGTCACTGTGACCCTTTAGAAGGTCAGGGCCCTCGCTTTTCCCCCAACAGGCCTAACCCCGGCCTCTGGAACTGTCTTGCTGGGCTCCCGCAGGTGGCAGGCGGCCTCTTCCCCTCCTGGCCCTGCCCCGACCTTTCGTGTTGTAAACATCAGCTGGCACTG
This genomic stretch from Chlorocebus sabaeus isolate Y175 chromosome X, mChlSab1.0.hap1, whole genome shotgun sequence harbors:
- the SLC25A6 gene encoding ADP/ATP translocase 3, whose protein sequence is MTEQAISFAKDFLAGGIAAAISKTAVAPIERVKLLLQVQHASKQIAADKQYKGIVDCIVRIPKEQGVLSFWRGNLANVIRYFPTQALNFAFKDKYKQIFLGGVDKHTQFWRYFAGNLASGGAAGATSLCFVYPLDFARTRLAADVGKSGTEREFRGLGDCLVKITKSDGIRGLYQGFSVSVQGIIIYRAAYFGVYDTAKGMLPDPKNTHIVVSWMIAQTVTAVAGVVSYPFDTVRRRMMMQSGRKGADIMYTGTVDCWRKIFRDEGGKAFFKGAWSNVLRGMGGAFVLVLYDELKKVI